The DNA region AACAAGATGATGAGATACGCGACGAACGCGAAGCTGACGATGACCAGCCAGATGAACTGGAAAAAGGTTTCCACGGGTTACTCCTAAAACGATGACAAAGGTGCCGGCGACGAGTCTGGCAGCAGCGATGACGCAGATTTCGGTTCGACAGCCGGATGAGATAGTACGAGAGTCACCGTACGCGCAGAATCACCCCGCGCGGGTGAGGTAGCCGGGGTGGCGGGTCCTTGGTCCCAGCTGGTCAGGTGTCTTCGCGGGCGGCAGCGGGCAGGTCCGGGACCGAAGCAGGTTCCCTCTCGGCCGACGACGTGTCGTCCGTGGTGACCTTGCCCCGGCGGCCGCGGCGGCGCTTCTTGGGTTCGGGCTCGTCGAGTTCGGCGTCGGACTCGTGCCGCATGGCCCGCGTCGATCCGAACAACGCGATGGCCCATCCGGCGGACGGATCTGTGTCGATCAGGATCGCTTTCACCAACAGTGTCAACGGAATCGCGAGGATCGCCCCGAGTGGTCCCAGCACCCAGCCCCAGAACACCAAGGCGATCAACGTGACCGGCATCGAGACCCCGACCGCGTCGCCGACGAAATAGGGCTGGATCAAGGAGGTGAACAACGAATTGAGGACGATGAAGGCGATGATGACGAAGAGCATCATCGGCCAGTCGCCGATGAGCAGGGCCAGCAGAGCCGGCGGCACCAACCCGATGACGAAGCCGACGTACGGGATGTAGTTGCAGATCGCCGCCAGCAGCCCCCAGAGGATGGCCAGCGGGATGTCGAGCCAGAGCAGTAGCAAGGTGTCGGCGAACCCGGTGATCACGGCGAACACGGTGGTCACACCGAGAAAGCGCCGGGTGTTGGTGGCGAAGATGGTGAACGCCTCGCCCAGCCGCGGCCGAAGGCGTTTCACCGCGGCGATCCTGCCCACGGCCCCCGTCGCGTCGATGCCGAGGAACAGCAGCAGGCTGAGTAGGAAGATCGCGTTCATCGCCAGCCCGGCGACCCCACTGAGGATCGGTACGACCCGCTGGATCACCTTCTGCATGTCCAGATCGGCGAGCATCGCCGTGACGTAATCGCGGTTGATCCCTTGCGCAATCAGCGCCTCGCGCAATCTGTCGACCAGTCCGTCGGCCTGGGCGGCGTAGTCGGGCAGCACCGTCACCAGTCGCGCGATGGCCAGCACCATGATGCTGCCGAGGACCAGTAGCACTCCAAAGATCGCCAGCAGGAGGACGACCAGTGCGACGCCTTCGGGCACCTTCTTGTGGCGCAGCCAGGTGTGCAGCGGGTGCACCAGCAAGACGATGACCAGGGCCAGGAACACCGGCCCGATCAGCCAGGCGAGCTCGCGCGCACCCGTGATCGCGATGACACCGGCGGCGAGGCCCAGCAGGATCGTCAGCGCGCGAGGAAGCGGACTGCCGGGCAGCGACGTGTTCGGGGTGCTCGCGGTCGGGTGGAGTGCCATGCGCTGCTGCCTTACTGCTGGTCTGCGGTCGGAGGTGCCACGGTGACCGACCGCGGCGCGGCTATCATCCCGCAGATTCGTCCAGCTCGACGTCGACAACCACCGGCGCGTGATCGGACGGCAGTTTGCCTTTGCGCGCTTCCCGGTCGACGTAGGCATCGCTGATCACCAGATCGGGGCTGGCCAGCACCAGGTCGATCCGCATGCCGCGATCCTGATGGAACATGCCGGCTCGGTAGTCCCAATAGGTGAACGGCCGATCGTTCTTGCCGGGCCGCGCCGGCACATCCACCAGGCCGGTGTCGATCAGCGCCCGTACGGCAGCGCGCTCCGGCTCGGTGACATGCGTGGAGTTCGCGAAGGCGGTCATGTCCCACACGTCGTCGTCGGTCGGTGCGACATTGAAGTCACCCATGATCACCTGGCGGCTGGGTGTCCCGGTGGCAGGCAGCGTACGACGCAGCGTGGCGAGCCAGTCGAGCTTGTAGTCATAGTGCGGGTCGCCGAGCGCGCGGCCGTTCGGCACGTACACGCTGGTGATCGTCAGCGGACCGCATTTGGCAGCGGCATAGCGGGGCTCCGGATGCCCCGGCAACTCGGTTGCGACCGGCTCCAGCCCGACCCGAGACAGCACGGCTACCCCGTTCCACCGTCCATCGCCGACGTGCAGAGCCTGATAGCCGAGGTCGGCCAATTGTTGGTACGGAAATGCACTGTCGGCCGCCTTGGTCTCCTGCAGCGCCACCGCATCCGGTTCGCGAGTGACCAGCCAGTCCAACAGTCGAGGCAGCCGAGCGCCGATCGAGTTGACGTTCCAGGTGGCGATGCGCATGCGCGGATCGTATAAGTGGCTACCGACAGCGTTGGTCGTCACTCGCTGTTCGGCTGCGCTCCCTAGGACTCCGTCTTTCCTCCTCGCTCGCAAGACGAAGAACGTGTCTTGCTCCCTCGTCGGTCCAGACGGAGCCCTCGCTCCGCCTCACGGCCGCTCGCGACGGGTGTCGTCGCTCGCGTCGGGGGTCGTCACTCGCTGTGCGGCGGGCCCCAACCTCGACTCCGCACCATTTGCTGCTACTGCGCATGGGGTGTACGTGGTGCGCAGATGATGTAGCTGGTGCGAAGTCGGAATCGGGTGGGCACGAATTGGTGCGGAGACGACTCAGCTGGTGCGAAGTGGGGAATCCGCGCTCTGCTTGTGGCCGCCCGCGGCGGGTTGGTCACTCGCTGTTCTGCTGTGCTCCAGCGACGGAGGAGGGGCGAAGGAGGAGTGGTTCCCGACGGCGGGGACGATGACGGCGATGGCATAGACGCCCGCGCAGACCAGCAGGGCCGGACTGAGGCCGAAGCCGGTGACCAGGGCAGCTGCAGCCAATCCGCCGAGGGGCATGCCGGCCCAGGCGAGCGCGTCGACCGGGGCGGTCACCCGGCCGAGCATCGGTTCGGGGATCCGCTCGAAGATGATCGCGCCCAGCATCGGGTTGAGGAATCCCGAGGCCAGCCCGCTGATGACATAGGTGACCACGACCACGCTCAGGCTGGCGTCGAGTCCGAGCACCAGGAAGGGCGGCGGCCCGGCGATGGCGAACGCGATGAAATAGGTCGCGCGACGGGGCAGGCGATCACCGAGCCAGGAGGCCAACGCTCCGGTGAGCACCTGGGCGCCGGCCAGACAGGTGAGCAGCAGCCCGATGGCGGCGATGCCGTAGCCGCTCTGGTCGGCCCAGACCGGCAGCAGGACCGAGGCCTTGGCCACATCCAGCAGATTCGTCACCGCAATCATCAGCGCCAGCCCGAGCAGCAGCCGATCACGCAGCAGAAACTGCCAACCCTCCCGGAGCTGGGTCAGGTAGCCGACCGGCACGGCCTCGGGGTCGCCAGCCTGCGGTCCGGCGACGGCGGTGGGAACGCACAGCGCGACGACGCCCGCGCTGAGCGCAAAGCATGCCGCGGTGACCGCGACGGTCAGCGGCGGCCCGGCGAGGGTGATCAGCACCGCCGCCAGGGCCGGTCCGATCAGACCGCCCGATCGTTCGACCGCGCTGACCAGGCCGGTGACCCGGGTCAGCGGTACGTCGGCATGCCGCGCGACGAGCGGAGCCATCGTGTGCTTGGCGGCATCGCCGGGTCCACGCAGCGCCCCGGCGAGGCCGACGATGACCAGCAACGTCCCCAGCGGCAGCGCGCCCAGCTGATGCAGCAGCGGGATCAGAGCGAACAGACCGGCGCTGATCAGATCGGCGACGATGCTGACCCGTCGCTGTCCGAGCCGATCGACCAGGGGCCCACCGACGGCCTTGGTGAGCACGTACGGGGCCAGCTCGGCCGCCACGACGAGACCGGTCTGGGCAGCAGACCCGCTGGTGGTCAGCACGAACCAGGGGATCGCGATGCCCGCGACCCGCAGGCCGATGGTGGCTATGCCGAGAGTGCCGACCACGCCGGCAACCGGCAGAAGGGCATGAGCTCGGCGGCGGGATGTGGGGTTCATGATTCCTCCGGCGTGATCGGCACGACCTGGAAACGGGCTTCCACCGGCCACGTGCCGGGCCGGGGTCCGCGGTCAGGATCGCGTTGGGGATAGGAGTGCAGCAGGTCGAGCAGCTCGCGACTCAGCCGGGCGGCCTCCTCCGGCGTCAGTTCCAACAAGACGTCCGACATCTCGAACGCGGTCTGCCACGCTGCCGGCCATCCGGTCTTGGCGGCTTGAGCCTGAGCCAGTGAGCGGGTGATTGCGGAGATGATGCCCAGCTCGTACGCGTCCCCGGCCTCGGCCGCGGTCGGGTCCATGCTCCGCGCATCGAAGGTGGTCGACCGGTGCACCGCCTGCCACCAGCGATCCCGCTCATTGCCGCGCTCGGTGTCCTCGGCGATGAAGCCATAGCGCTCGAGCTGCCTCAGGTGGTAGGAGAGCGCGCCGCTGGTGAGCCCGAGCCGGCGGGCGAGCGTCGTAGCGGTGGCCGGACCGTGAGTGCGCAGCAGACCCAGCACCTGCACCCGCAGCGGGTGGGCCAGGGCCTTGACGTTGTCGCCAGTGACGGTGATCGACGATTCCATGCCTGCAGTGTAGAACAGCAAAGGAATCTTTGCAAAGATCTATTTGCGATTGGTGTGGGGAATCTGGTAGGTGCACAGAAGGCTGCCCTTTCGGGCAGTGGCAGTCGGGCGCCCGCGGGTGACACTTGACTGTGGGCATTCTCGACGGAGGGCACCACGACCCCGGCGCTCGGCAGCCGGGGGACTCCGCGTCGCGGGCGCCGACCCGTCGGCCTGTCGACAGCCCGCAGCACACCCGGCATCGCCCGCGCGGCGTCGACGCGGCGTCACTCACTCTCAGCGAGATCGTCGACCTGCAGCGGCTGGCCGGCAACGCGGCTGTCGGTGGTCTGGTTGCATCGTCTCGACCAGCTCAGCCGGCAGGAGTCCTGCCGAACGGGCCAGCGCCCCAGCCGACCATCCAACGCGCCTCGGCAGCGAAGGGTGAGGGCGCCCAGACCTGGGTGCGACCGGGTGACACCGGAGCGGATGTAACCAAGCTGCAGCAGCGCCTCAACGCCATCGGCTCTCCTGGTACGCCGGTCGCCGAGTCTGGGGTCTACGACGCCACGTTGCGCTCGGTCGTCAATCAGTTCCAGCGTGACCATGGTCTGGATCCGGACGGGATCGTCGGCCCGCTGACGTACGAGGCGATGGATCGGGAGGACAGTTCGGGAACCGACGAGGCCGTGGCCGTCGGCGACGACCTCACCGGAACCGCGGGTACGCCGACCAAGGCCGACATCGATGCCATCGAGGCCGAGCTCAACCCGACCAGCAGCGGTGGCGGAGGACCGGCCCGGGACTGGGATGGTCGCTCCGACGCCGCGAAACGAACCGAGCTGGACACCGAGGTCACTGCGGCAATGCAGGCACACCTCAATGGCGTGACGCCGCGGATGAAGGAGATGGAGACCGCGAAGGGCGCCGGGAACATCCTCAGCACGACCGATCAGGAGGGCGCCGGTCGACGAGCCAAGGCGGACGTCGACGCAGTCTTCGGCGGGCTGGCAAGCGCCGCCGTGCTCACGGCGCCGCAGGAATCGGCCCGGTCCAGCTTCGCCTTCACCGGCGGGGTCAATCTGCTGGACGCCAGCGACACCTCCGTACGGACTCCTGACCCGGCGGATCTGACCGGCTGGATCTTCGAGACCGACGCCGACTCCCGCCAGGCGCAGACCGACCATGGCTTCAACGAGCGGCGAACCACCCAGGGCGAGCCGGCATTCGCCGCCGGGATCAAGGCCAGGTTCATCGCGCAGGGAGACAACCGGGCCGATCTGGAGCGCTACGACCAGTTTGGGTTCTTCTTCGCCGTGGAGGGTCCGCGAGTGCTGTCCCAGACCGCGATCGTCGATCAGCCGGGCTTCTCCGCCACCCCGAGCAGTCCCGGCGCGATGTCGGACGCCGAACGGCAGATGCGCTGGCAGACCTGGGAGGTGTTGGTGCACGAATACATCCACACTCTCGAGCACCCGAACTTCGGCGCCGCTTCCAAGGGCAATCGGATCATGAAGGAGGGGTTCTGCGAGCTGTTCACCAAGGACATCTTGTTGCACGGTGGCCAGATCGCGGCCGCCCAGACCGACGCCGATCCCGCCCGCCGGATCGAGGTGGAGGGCAAGGACGAACCGGGGTTCGCCGGCAAATTCGTCCCTGACTACGACTCCGGTGAGTACGCGGACTATGTTGCGCACGCCGAGGCCATCGAGGGCCAGGTCGGCTCCGATGCCGTCCGGGCGGCGTTCTTCCTCGGCCATGTCGAGCACATCGGGCTCAAACCCAACGGCGACATGATCGACCCGTCGGCGCCGGATGCGAAGAAGTTCCTCGCCCCGGAGAAGGTGAAGATTCCGACCACCGTACGCTCGGTGGGTGCGGTCAGCATCCTCACCGGCGCCCCGGAGACCGACATCGTGACCGCCAATCCGGGGCTGCCGGCAACCGGCACGCTGCCGGCATCGGCGCACACGACGGGTCTGATCGTGCCCGGTACGACGCAGCACCGCACCTTGGAGGTCAGCGATCGGGCCGGCAACACCGTCGTCGAGACCAAGGCCGACATCGCCGTCCAGCACGGCGTCAGTGAGCATTCCATCCAGCGGGCGAACCCGGACCTCAACCACGGCGAGCCTCGGCCTGGTGAGTGGGTCTTGATCCCGGTGCACTGATGGCTATGACATCGCGGCCCAGGACACTGCTGACCAGGACACTGCTGACCAGAACGGAAGGATCCCGATGAACGAGCTGCGTGCCTTTGCCGACGGCCGGTGGTCGGAGTTCACCGGTCTCGACCGGTGCTCGCTCGCCGAAGCGGATGACCAATTGGGTGAGCGGCAGGACGGCCGGCTGCACGGCGGGATGTTCGGTGGCGAGCCGACCCAGTTCGGGATCTATCCCGGCAGCGCGGCGACCCCGGGCGGCCTGACGGTCTGGGTGCTCGGCGAGGCGGTCGTGGGGTTGGAGGCCCACCAGCCGACCCCGTCGCCGACCGCGCTCTCCGCACTCGGCGAGCCGGGCACGGTGATCGGCTCGGAGCTCGGACCGGACTGGTCACAAGAGCTGTGGCCCGAGCGTGGCCTGGTGCTCCATCGGCGTGCGGAGAGATTCGCCGTCGTCTTCGGGTTGAAGCCGTTCACCGTCGAAGGGTGGGAGTCCGATCCGCTGCGCTGGTGGCGGATAGAACGGCGGCCGACTCGGCGCTGAGAGCCCGAGTGCTGCGGCCCGAGGGCTCAGACACGGGTGGCCGAAGCCCCGAGTCAGGTCAACTTTGCTTGCCCGGTCAGAGCAGTCCGGTCAGACCGGGAGGACCTGCCGTGCGAGGCGAGCGAGCCGAGACGGCGCTGGGCGCCAGACCCCTGCGTCAGCTGGGTCCCAGGCGTAGCTGGGGATGCCGGATACGGGGTCGAGGAGTCGGCCGAGCCGTGGGAGGCGCAGCACGTAGGCCGACCAGTCGTACAGCTGCGCGAGTCTCGGCACGATCATGCCGACGTCCAGCAGGTGCCCCAGCCCGTGCTCGGCTGCGGTATGCCGACCCACATCGTCGTCCAAGGGATAGCGGTCCGGCAGGATGCGTGACAGGGACAGAAAGATGCCGGTCATGCCCAGTCGTGGGTCACCCAGTAGTCGACCGCATGGTGCGAGCCAGCTCAGGGCGAGCTTGGGTGCGGAGACCAG from Microlunatus phosphovorus NM-1 includes:
- a CDS encoding AI-2E family transporter, with protein sequence MALHPTASTPNTSLPGSPLPRALTILLGLAAGVIAITGARELAWLIGPVFLALVIVLLVHPLHTWLRHKKVPEGVALVVLLLAIFGVLLVLGSIMVLAIARLVTVLPDYAAQADGLVDRLREALIAQGINRDYVTAMLADLDMQKVIQRVVPILSGVAGLAMNAIFLLSLLLFLGIDATGAVGRIAAVKRLRPRLGEAFTIFATNTRRFLGVTTVFAVITGFADTLLLLWLDIPLAILWGLLAAICNYIPYVGFVIGLVPPALLALLIGDWPMMLFVIIAFIVLNSLFTSLIQPYFVGDAVGVSMPVTLIALVFWGWVLGPLGAILAIPLTLLVKAILIDTDPSAGWAIALFGSTRAMRHESDAELDEPEPKKRRRGRRGKVTTDDTSSAEREPASVPDLPAAAREDT
- a CDS encoding exodeoxyribonuclease III, coding for MRIATWNVNSIGARLPRLLDWLVTREPDAVALQETKAADSAFPYQQLADLGYQALHVGDGRWNGVAVLSRVGLEPVATELPGHPEPRYAAAKCGPLTITSVYVPNGRALGDPHYDYKLDWLATLRRTLPATGTPSRQVIMGDFNVAPTDDDVWDMTAFANSTHVTEPERAAVRALIDTGLVDVPARPGKNDRPFTYWDYRAGMFHQDRGMRIDLVLASPDLVISDAYVDREARKGKLPSDHAPVVVDVELDESAG
- a CDS encoding MFS transporter, which encodes MNPTSRRRAHALLPVAGVVGTLGIATIGLRVAGIAIPWFVLTTSGSAAQTGLVVAAELAPYVLTKAVGGPLVDRLGQRRVSIVADLISAGLFALIPLLHQLGALPLGTLLVIVGLAGALRGPGDAAKHTMAPLVARHADVPLTRVTGLVSAVERSGGLIGPALAAVLITLAGPPLTVAVTAACFALSAGVVALCVPTAVAGPQAGDPEAVPVGYLTQLREGWQFLLRDRLLLGLALMIAVTNLLDVAKASVLLPVWADQSGYGIAAIGLLLTCLAGAQVLTGALASWLGDRLPRRATYFIAFAIAGPPPFLVLGLDASLSVVVVTYVISGLASGFLNPMLGAIIFERIPEPMLGRVTAPVDALAWAGMPLGGLAAAALVTGFGLSPALLVCAGVYAIAVIVPAVGNHSSFAPPPSLEHSRTASDQPAAGGHKQSADSPLRTS
- a CDS encoding winged helix-turn-helix domain-containing protein encodes the protein MESSITVTGDNVKALAHPLRVQVLGLLRTHGPATATTLARRLGLTSGALSYHLRQLERYGFIAEDTERGNERDRWWQAVHRSTTFDARSMDPTAAEAGDAYELGIISAITRSLAQAQAAKTGWPAAWQTAFEMSDVLLELTPEEAARLSRELLDLLHSYPQRDPDRGPRPGTWPVEARFQVVPITPEES
- a CDS encoding peptidoglycan-binding domain-containing protein, yielding MGILDGGHHDPGARQPGDSASRAPTRRPVDSPQHTRHRPRGVDAASLTLSEIVDLQRLAGNAAVGGLVASSRPAQPAGVLPNGPAPQPTIQRASAAKGEGAQTWVRPGDTGADVTKLQQRLNAIGSPGTPVAESGVYDATLRSVVNQFQRDHGLDPDGIVGPLTYEAMDREDSSGTDEAVAVGDDLTGTAGTPTKADIDAIEAELNPTSSGGGGPARDWDGRSDAAKRTELDTEVTAAMQAHLNGVTPRMKEMETAKGAGNILSTTDQEGAGRRAKADVDAVFGGLASAAVLTAPQESARSSFAFTGGVNLLDASDTSVRTPDPADLTGWIFETDADSRQAQTDHGFNERRTTQGEPAFAAGIKARFIAQGDNRADLERYDQFGFFFAVEGPRVLSQTAIVDQPGFSATPSSPGAMSDAERQMRWQTWEVLVHEYIHTLEHPNFGAASKGNRIMKEGFCELFTKDILLHGGQIAAAQTDADPARRIEVEGKDEPGFAGKFVPDYDSGEYADYVAHAEAIEGQVGSDAVRAAFFLGHVEHIGLKPNGDMIDPSAPDAKKFLAPEKVKIPTTVRSVGAVSILTGAPETDIVTANPGLPATGTLPASAHTTGLIVPGTTQHRTLEVSDRAGNTVVETKADIAVQHGVSEHSIQRANPDLNHGEPRPGEWVLIPVH